One region of Blattabacterium cuenoti genomic DNA includes:
- the purE gene encoding 5-(carboxyamino)imidazole ribonucleotide mutase, producing MKVAIFLGSISDKSTMKITAEILNKFNISYKSYVISAHRLPDTLSKVIKHIESENTDVIIAGAGLSAHLPGIISSKTILPVIGVPIYNSNNGLLGGIDALFSMVQMPKDVPVATMGINNSYNAALFAIHILSIKYKEIKKSLIKFKMKIKEKLITEVEQNL from the coding sequence ATGAAAGTAGCTATATTTCTTGGAAGCATTTCTGATAAATCAACTATGAAAATAACAGCAGAAATACTTAATAAATTTAATATAAGTTATAAGTCGTATGTTATTTCTGCACATAGACTTCCTGATACCTTATCTAAGGTAATAAAACATATAGAATCTGAAAATACAGATGTAATTATAGCAGGAGCTGGATTATCAGCTCATTTACCAGGAATAATATCTTCAAAAACTATATTACCCGTTATAGGTGTCCCTATTTATAATAGTAATAATGGATTGTTAGGAGGTATAGATGCACTTTTTTCCATGGTACAAATGCCTAAAGATGTTCCCGTTGCTACAATGGGTATTAATAATTCATATAATGCAGCTTTATTTGCTATTCATATTTTATCTATAAAATATAAAGAAATAAAAAAATCACTTATAAAATTTAAAATGAAAATAAAAGAAAAATTAATAACTGAAGTAGAGCAAAATTTATGA
- the purC gene encoding phosphoribosylaminoimidazolesuccinocarboxamide synthase, translating to MIMSTSIIKKNLLLEGKTKKIYATNNPFYVIVHYKDNITASNGLKNNFLQDKGIFNNEITTFIFNFLNSCGIRTHFVQKKNNREQLCHKVNMIPLEFVVRNIVAGSMSKRLGIKEGKYISNAIFEIFYKNDKLKDPLINDHHAVFLNIISYEELNIIYHIISNINKILKKFFLDKNIILVDFKMEFGKNDQNKILLSDEISPDTCRFWDKKTKKKLDKDPFRIGLKENILDIYMEILKRLNVIKN from the coding sequence ATGATTATGAGTACTTCCATAATTAAAAAAAATCTTTTACTAGAAGGAAAAACAAAAAAAATATATGCTACTAATAATCCATTTTATGTTATTGTTCACTATAAAGATAATATAACAGCTTCAAATGGACTAAAAAATAATTTTTTACAAGATAAAGGAATTTTTAATAATGAAATAACTACATTTATATTTAATTTTCTAAATTCTTGTGGAATAAGAACTCATTTTGTACAAAAAAAAAATAATAGAGAACAATTATGTCATAAAGTAAATATGATTCCTTTAGAATTTGTTGTTCGTAACATAGTTGCTGGAAGCATGTCTAAACGTTTAGGAATTAAAGAAGGAAAATATATATCAAATGCTATTTTTGAAATTTTTTATAAAAATGATAAATTAAAAGATCCATTGATTAATGATCATCATGCTGTTTTTTTAAATATAATTTCTTATGAAGAATTAAACATTATTTATCATATTATATCAAATATAAATAAAATTTTAAAAAAATTTTTTTTGGATAAAAATATAATATTAGTAGATTTTAAAATGGAATTTGGTAAAAATGATCAAAATAAAATTTTACTTTCTGATGAAATTAGTCCTGATACTTGTCGTTTTTGGGATAAAAAAACAAAAAAAAAGTTGGATAAAGATCCATTTAGGATCGGACTAAAAGAAAATATACTTGACATTTATATGGAAATACTGAAAAGATTAAATGTTATAAAAAATTAA